From the Helianthus annuus cultivar XRQ/B chromosome 17, HanXRQr2.0-SUNRISE, whole genome shotgun sequence genome, the window TGGTGGTTTACCTAATGgggtttaggtaaactatttaagaaaaaagaaaaaatgtGTGATTAGTTGAGAaggaatggaccccaccacacatCCATCTCTCTCCCCTTTCCCTCCCTCTCACCGAGACGGTAAAGGTTCAATTCGGTAAAGTTGCTCGGTTAAAAGTTTAGAAAGTTTAGAGATTTTGTGTGATGAATTTTATGAAAGTGGTTTCTGTAACGTTTTAATGTACCCTTTTGCTATATTATTGATTTGTGGAATTTGTTTGCAGTTTCTTATCAAAATCCACCGCCTGCTCATGCAAATGATCCACCAGTTGGTACGTAAAAGTTTAAAGATTTTGACTGATGAGTCTAGTAAAATTAAAATTCTTTTTTCTTTCGTATTTTAGCAAAAATATAAGTGTTTCTAAGaggtttttggattttgtttcTAGTGATATTAACGTGGCAAGTGAACATTTTTGAATATGTTCACATGGCAAAACTAAACCAAAAAGTTCACAAATTTTTAGTGATGATTTTGttttggctttttttttttttttttttttttttttttttttttttggtaagaCCTTAATTTGGCATTTTTCTAATACCTGatttatttttgtttgtttgcAGTTTCTTACCAAAATCCACCACCAGCTCATGTAAATGATTCACCCGTAgcaggtgtgtgtgtgtgtgaacgTGTGTTTATTTGTTTGTAAAATCTGATATACGTTTTTTATGATTCTTTAATTtatggtttttttatttattattttttatttttgtaacgTCTGTTTGCAGTTTCAAATCCACCGCCAGCTCATGCAGATAATCCTCCCCCAGGTAAAAGTTTATAAAATATTATGTCATAAATCTTgtaaaatttgtgtgtttttttaataGTAGAGTATCCTACTTCTAAATACActtagggggcgtttggttcgtggaatggaatggaatggaattaggaagtttttctttgtaaaattgatcttggttgagggagagaggaatttgaaatccttcactctaatgaaatttgtgactatttcaacattccttagaaatccttcactctaatgaaggaatggaatggaatgttgaaatagtcacaaatttcattagagtgaaggatttcaaattcctcccacccccaaccaagatcaattttacaaagaaaaacttcctaattccaatTCCTACACATTCCACGAACCAAACGCCCACTTATACcttgttatttttttattattgattTACGGTCGTTTGTTTGCAGTTTCATACCAAAATCCACCGCCGGATCAATCAAACAACCCACCGTCAGGCGGCGGCAACACACCACCGGTTGATCATACAccacctcaccaccaccaccatgaaGACAAACCACCAACTAActgtggaacaccaccaccaccatcaccatcaccaccaccattatcaccatcaccatcaccaccatcaccatcaacaccaccaccatcaccaccatcatcaccatcaccatcaccaccaccaccaccaccatcaacaccaccaccatcatctagtGCCTATGGTGACCCCAATCCACCACCTCCCAGCGGAGGAAATTCCCCTAGTGGCACTCCTCCATCACCAACCGGTTGCAAAGATCCGTCAAATTCTACTCTTGTTAGACCCGTAGCAGCACCCTCGCCAAGTGAGCATCACAACCGTTCCCAACCACCACAATCTGGATACCACTACTACCCTCCACCTTCTACAACCACCCCACCACCCTCTGGATATTATTATCCTCCACCTTCTACAACCACCCCACCGTCCACTCCTCCTACTGACTCTCCGTCCACCACTCCTTACTACATCACCCCACCGCCACACCCCAAGCACACCACTCCACCGCCACACCCCAAGCGCACCACTCCACCGTCTCACCCCAGATCACCCACCACCCCACGGTCTACCCCTCCTCCGCCTGGTGACGTGTTCCGATCACCTCCGTTTTTCCCAAATATACCATTCTTTGGTGGCACATGCGAGTAAGTCGATCATTATATCGTTTATAGTGTACAAACTTCTGTTATACGCGGGTCTATAATCTGGTTTAAATATACGAAAAAGGCAAGATTTATGTAAATGGAGAGGTCAGTGAACCAAGCGCGTTATTGGTTTACTGGTCGGACCAGATTTAGCACACTATGAAGCGATAcgttattaaaaaaattgaaatataaatatataacgaTTTTTGAgataaaatataaatatactagttttttttgagttttgaggtcaaaagaaaaaaaatagagtTTATAATAGTAAATTAATGGTTTAATgatattttggaaaaaaaaaaaaaaagtattaaaaaaagtTGAAATTCCACCGACCACCTCAATTCGGTTTTTGGTGTCGGTTCAAACTTCAAACGAAAGCAGTTCGGACTACTAGTGATTTGGGATCATACCTCTTCATTttgaaaacacacacacacaaaaaaaaaaaaaaaaaaaaaaaaaaaaaaaaaaatcattggtGAAATATCCATGTCTGTCTCGGCCTGTATGAGGTCCCTGAAAAAATACAATTTCTACACATTTAAGTAggtaattttttataaaatttaaatgatatcacaagccaaaatttaaaacaatattGGTACTTAAAAGGGACAAAATTTATTAATTTTACACCTGAAAGTGCAAACTCTAACCATATCCTATATTATGAATCATTACACATACAGTTTCTGGAGGACACACCCAAACTTGATCCCAGATCTATGCAACTGGTGGCGTAGCACATTCGGCCCACTCTTGGGGCTAGGCAGCATTCCCGGGTTCGGCTCAGACATGAGCTTTCAGAACGCACTTTCAAACACCAGAACCGATGGCATTGGTGCACTTTACCGTGAAGGAACCGCTTCTTTACTCAACTCTATGGTAAACCCGAACTTCCCGTTCGCAACCAACGATGTGGTAGAAAGTTTCGTGGCTGCACTAGTCTCGAATCGGGCGGCAGCGGCCCAAGCCCACCTTTTCAAGCTAGCCAATGAGGGTCAACTCCAGCCAAGAGTCTAGTTACCAACTGCATTGATCTTTGTCTATTTCatataaacttttatttattgtttGTAGGGGGATATTTTTGATAATTAGCCGCTACGATATATGATGTTCTGCACCATGTTTACATGGATTATCAGAAGTTTTGGATAAAATGATGAATTTATGAGATTATGACTGTTGTTGACTTGTGTTGACTATggtcaaagtttttttttttttttttttttttgaacagcaaacacactttatatatataaagtttatatatatatatggtcaaaATATTTATGAAAGCAATGTGAAGTAACAGAAGTGTAGTTTAAAGGCATTAAAGAAGGGTTGGTGATTGCACTTATATATTGCTCTCAGTAGAGCATACGTACTAGTACTGTAGCAAACGTAAATGCTTTGGTACTCACTATTGAAACAACAAATTAACTCATGTACCCAATGATCTAAAAAAGGCTGGCATAAAATTCAAATACTGGGACACTTTTTTCTTTCCAGTTGGATGCTATCAGTTCTTTGGAAAGTCATATTATGGGTTTTGTTATCCTAAAATTTAGGATATAACGCCATCAATCAATGAATTGTACCTAAGCTATTGGTAGGGTCTTAAGAGGGTGGTGTTAGAAGATTTGGAAAAAAATAAGGGGAAATGGACTGTATCACCTTAAACTATGCAAAATTAGCCAATACCACGCCCAACTTTCAAATTGGCTCCCACCACCCTCTACTCGACAACTTGGTGTCACTATCACCCCttcgttaaaaaaacactaactgagttagttttTTTAAGCCTATGTGGCATGCAGATGATGACTTGGAAGCATACGTGGACAGAGACTTGTTATATCATCTCTTTAACATCAATTTAACCCTAATTTccaaacaaactcattttctCCCCATCAATTGCAGACGAAGATCAATCGCACCTGTTAAAACCCATCGCCGTTCTTGCCCTAATTCCTCTCCATAGTCGTTCTTGCCCTAATTGCCCCTTGAAACATTCAGTCAACATGTCCTCGTCTTCTACCTCTGGTCTAATTCGAAAACCTAAACTCTTCAAGGTCGATTTGGATGGAAAAGTGTACTGTCATCACGACATTGTTGCGGTTCTTCAAGTAGCTAGACTTAAAAGTGAAAGACATGGTGAAGAATTTTACGGCTGTTCTCACTGGCCTGTAAGTTGAATTTGCAGATCAATTTGGTGTTTTGTAGATAGTCCATCGCAATTTCCTTATAGTTGTTGTGTTTTGTAGAGAGGGGATTGCAAATTCTTCTTGTTGAAAGAAGATGTTGATAAGATGTTCGTTGAACGTTCATATGGCACCTCAACTCCAGTGACGTTTAAAGACCTGAAGATAAAGAACCTTGAATTACACAATGTGTTATTAATAGAAGAGAACAAGAACTTGAAAGCAATGAGATTTGACACAAAGACGAAGTCGAAGAAACCATATGTGCTAACCTTTGTAATTGCAATTGCCATATTGTTGTATTTGTGGAATTAGTATTTATTGATAATGAACTGCTGTGGTATTTAGTGTTTGTAACCATTTGTGCCCACTTGTTATGAAATGGACATCTAAGTTATGTTTTTGTAACTTTGACTCAACTAGACATCTAAGTTATGTACATGTTGACCATACTTGCAAGTGACTCAAACTGCATATGTAGCCAAAATGGCCAATGTTTGAACCAAAATTGACAAACTGTGTAAAGCAAAAGTGGCCAAAGTTTGACCAAACTGCAGTCAAACTGTAACTAGGTGCAGAATTGGCCAAAGTATGAACCAAAGTGCAACTGCACTTGCAAGTGACTCAAATTGCATATGAAGCCAAAATTGGCCAAAGTTTAACCAATTTGCAGTCAAACTGTAACTAGGTGCAGAATTGGCCAAAGTTTGAACCAAAGTGCAACTGCACTTGCAGAAACAGCAGAATCACCAAACCAAACTGCAGTGGAACTGTAACTAGGTGCAAAATTGGCCAAAGTTTGAACCAAAGCGCAATTGAACTTGCAGAAACAGCAGAATCACCAAACCAAACTGCTATCAAACTGTAAGTTGAATAAAAATTGGCCAAAGTTTGAACCAAACTGTAAATGCACTTGTAGAAACTGCAGAATCACTAAACCAAACTACAAACTGACCAAAACATACCAAACAGAAGCATGGTCACCATTGTTTGAGTCAACCTATTAAAGTGTACACAATGACCATAATGGAATATGTACACCAATGTGTGACTCAATCAACAACAAAAGTCAAACAACACAGAAGTCAAACAACACATAAAAAGTCAAATAACACTGAAAAGTCAAACATTGACTACTTAACTTGTCCCACCCATTACTAGAAGGTGTTTTAGACAAAATATTAGAGTCATACATAACATTGCCTACTTAAATAAGTCATACACAACATTGCCACAAACACAAAAGATCACATATATTCTACATAACTTCAGCCTTCATTGTTGCCCCTCTCTTTGGTCTTTCTCTTTCCCTTTTGACTTGACTTGTTGGTTCCCTTTTGAGTAGATTTCTGAGTTGCCTCTTGAGTGGACTGCTGGGTTGCCTCTTGAGTAGACTGCTGGGTTGCCTTTTTACTTGACTTCTTCTGTCTCTTTGGAGCAGAACCACCTGGAGATACACACTTTAAGCCAGGTAATTAACTAAAGAATAAACttaaacttaataaaattcaCCTTCAGTTGTTTTCCCCTTCTCAgtgcactttcttttgttgtgaCCTCTAGCCCCACAGATACTACATTTCATTATAACCCCATGCTTTGTGAGTTTCCCAGGCCTTTTTGGATCTTCATGAGGATCCCTCTTCCTATTCTTCTTGGGCCTACCAGGAGCAGATTTGATTGGTGGTGGATCCATTGGCTGGTTGATCTTGGTCCAATACCTTTCACTAGGCAATGGAGGTATTGAGAACTCATAAGCCTTCATGTATGTTTCTTTGTGATCACACACATCAACATAGTCTTCAGCATTCTTATATAAAAAACCAGCAACAACATAGACATGTTTACAAGGATATCCCCTTAAATCCCATTTTCTACATGTGCAGCTTCTCTTTTCTAGATCTACAGAGACATCATCAAAATCCCTTACTTGAAAAACTTGATATGATGAGGGATACACCTCACATCTATAAGAAGCACATTTTGAAAATTCAAGTTTTTCTTGGATTTTAGGGCATATGATAACATCTCTGGCAGCTATTTCTGTCCTTTTTGTCACTAACCTACTCATGACCTGAATCCTTATATCCTCTAACATATGAATTATGTGTTTTGACCTTGCATTAATGATAAAACCATTAAAGGTTTCTTCCATGTTGTTTACTATTACATCACACTTGGTGTGGGTGTCCAAATAGCACCTGTTAAACCACTTGGGATTCTGCTTCAGTAAGGCCTCTACTGCATCAGGATTGATTGCTTTCATGTCTTCAATTGCTTGTAGATAGTCACTTTCAGAGTAAGCCCTAGTTGATTTCCAAAACAACTCTTTCAGCTCCTCGTCTTTGAATGTTTTGTGCCAATTTGCATAGATGTGCCTTCCACAGTTTCTATGCTCTGCATAGGGCCAAATCAATGAAACAGTATTTAACAGACCCTACCAAAGCATTTAAACATAAGTAATGAATAACTAAACAACTGATTTAGGAAGACAGAATTGAGTAACAACCTTTTGCTGGTCAGAAATGAATGTCTATGAAAGCCCAACATCATTTACTTCTAAACATAGCAGTAGCTCATGCATTAACCATTCCCAACTGTCATTGTTTTCTCCTTCAACAACTGCCCAAGCCAAAGGATACATTTGGTCATTAGCATCCCTCCCAACAGCAGTTAACAACATTCCTCCAAGGAAGGTCTTTATAAAACACCCATCTAAGCACAACACCTTCCTGCATCCAGCTAGAAACCCTTTTTTAAGACCATCAAAACATACAAACAGTCTGAAGAATGCTTCACATGTGGCCTCTGGATCTAGATTAATGAAACCTGGTAGAGCAGTTTCCAACTTGAAAGTTGATGATGGATTTGCTTTCCTTAATGCATTCAGATATGAACCAATCGTTCTGTAATGATCTCTCATTGATCCATAAAGCTTCTTCTGTGCACTTTTCTTAGCCTTATAAGCCAACCACTTACTTATAATCACCTTGTACTTTTGTCTGACAGCAGTTATGATTTCCTTAGTAGACCAGTGTGGTTTGGCCTTAAATAAAGGTAGGAACTCATCACCTATAAACTTAGTAGTTAGTTGCCTGTTCTTTATCATGTTTCTTTGGCAAGTGTGATTGTTTTTCACACTTTTAATCATGTAACACTCTTTCCCTGTGTGCATTGAACAAAATAGATAGAAAGGACACCCTGCTACACACTTGACTACTACACGACCTTCTTGTTTGCTATCACTCTTTGCTATGAAAAGATTCCTGCCATTAGACACAGCATATCTTCTAACTGCCTCCTTAAAGGAATCCCTTGAAGCAAACCTTGTCCCAACTTTCCAAACAAACTTATTCCAGTTAGTGTGTGCACTTACACTAGGAGCAGTTTCTTTAAACTGTTTACCTcgaacatcatcttcttcactatcACCTTGTGTGGCAATATCACCATCTGATTCTTCATAACTACTGTATCCCTCTAAATGTGTACAACCTGCATCATTAGATTCATGCAAATTACCTTCTTTTTCATTAGGTTTCATACACTCTTCAAGTATCTTCTTTGTGGCTGCTTCTTCATCCTTGGTAGCTTGTTTAATTGCATCTTGTGACTGTTTCCATTCAAAATCTTCTCTGTCTGAATCTAAGCAAACCAATTCTTCCAGAACCTCATCCTCATCAGAATaataatcctcatcatcatcacaacTGGACTCTTCATTGTAATCACTGTCTTCACTGTCCTGTCTATCTAAATCAGCTTCTTTATCACCAGTATCACTATCTTGACCAAAGACTTCTTCCTGTACAACCTCTTTTACTGGTTCTTTCACAACCTCTTTAAGATTTGTTTCCTTATCTATACCAAATGCCCATGAAGCCTCGTGTACTGGTTCTTCCACAACCTGTTTAACACCAGGTTCTACACCTGATGTACTTCGAGATCTagggacttcaggagttgtaaaACTTTTACCAGATGCCCTACCCACTTTCACATGTACTACTTTTTTCTGGGCTTGGGTACTAGTTTTTTGGGTTGGGCTTGTCGTTTAATGGGCTGGGAACTAGACTTAGGTTTAATGGGCTGGGAACTGGACTGGGCCTGTGGTTTACTGGGTTGGGAACAGTAGTGGGTCTTATGTTCAGACATAATTGGGCTATGTTGAACAAACACTTCAAGGAATGGTTCAGTCCAATTTTTAGCCTTCATTGCAAGTTCCAACACATCTTTATCATCACtaaatagtttaaaatcaccatTATCCGCATCCATCCCATACTATATAAAAATCCCTACTTTGATACTGGTTGGTTTCCAGTGCATAATCAACTAGCTCAAAGTGTGCGAGATGGTCAAAATCCATTACCAACAACTTAGAATTACATCCAATATACTGAGGTTGATCAAAAGAGAAATCTAAACAACCACCGTACCAAAGCATAACATCTATACGATCCATAAGTTAAATCAGTGTGTAAAATCACAATGCAATCAACCCTTACCTCTTGGTTGTCCGAATTTTGGCTGCAATCGTCGATGATCAGCGAATTAGGGTTTGATCGCCATTGCCTAGTGAACTGGGTGTTGAAATGGATGAAATGCAACTGATTAAAGAGGGAAAGGGGTATTTAATGAGACTCTGTCCACGTATGCTTCCAAGTCATCATCTGCATGCCACATAGGCTTAAAAACTAACTCAGTTGGTGTTTTTTTAACGAAGGGGTGACAGTGACACCAAGTTGTCGAGAAGAGGGTGGTGGAAGCCAATTTGAAAGTTGGGCGTGGTATTGGCCAATTTTGCATAGTTCAGGGTGATACAGTCCATTTCCCCAAAAAATAATTCAAGGGATCAGTGTTTATCCTTCACATCATCTCTCAAAATAGTCCCTCAATCACAACTCAATCACAGCTCAATCACAGCCCACGATTGCTTGCTTTTCCATTTTCTGAAATTTGTATTTATAGATTACTCTCCCTCAATGTAATATCGACACAGAAAATACAATCAATAGAAAAAAAACAACTTTTTGATCCATTTAatcacatggtatcagagcagtgtgaTTGATCCTTACCTGCGCAATTATCGTCTTCACAAAAACAACttcaatcaaaaccaaaaccaaacccAAAAACAAAACCACTCCGACGAAAAATTCTTTGTACTTGATGTTGTCAGCCGGACTCGAAATAAGGAACAACTTGAAGAACCATGGCGGCTGCTGTGGAGATTCCACCAGCAACTTCAACAACAAATCAAAGCAGAACCACCATAGTGGTGGTAGCGCCTTCAGCGACGGCGGAACCATACCCACTGAAGGAACAGGAAGCCACAAATCGGGTGACATCACCACCGTTAAAACAGGCGGCAACAGTGGATTCGTCACCCACAAATCAAACAACACTGTTAAAACGAGTGGCGGCGTATTCGCCGGAAAAGCAAACCCGAACACGGGAGGCGGCACGGCTGCAACCAGCGATGCCAGACATCGGAGTGAAGGAGGCGTCGGTGGTATGGTCTCTGCCGGAGAAGAAGGTGGAACATTACCATCGCACAACAACAGAGGTACCGGGTTTGGGGATAAATTTTCAGACCCATTGCTCTTCAATAATTCAAATATGTTTTTTGATGAGACCAAGACATCAGGTCTCTTGATAGACCAACCCACTAACCACAGTAACCCTCACCATTCTTGCAATTATCATTTGAGTCCCTCTAGCTTATTTAAACCTGAATACTTTCCCATTGAATTTCAAAAATTACTTGAAGGCACCTCTTTAAATTTAGAGCTGTCAAAAGAAAAACTACTTTTACAACAGGAAGTCAGTTTTTCTAAAAACAATGAGTTTGAAACAATGGGAAAAGTAAATGTCGTAAATGGTTGTGACAATCGTAATGACTCTTGGATATTCGACTGTGGCGCCACAGATACAATGACGTTTGATCCGTCCGAGATAAAAACAAGGATGAAACCAATAAAAAATCATATCCAAACTGCCAATGGAgaaattattgaagttaaaggggaGGAACAGTTGAAGTGTCACTAACGATGAAGTTGTCAAATTGTCTTTATATACCTTCCCTGTCACATAAACTTTATCCATTAGCCATGTCACAAAAAACTTAAACTGTACAGTTCTAATGCATCCAACCTTTTGCATCTTACAGGATATTAGGACGAGAGTGATCATTGGGCGTGGCACTAAACGACAAGGGTTGTACTATGTGGATGAAGTGACTCATCAGGGGACTGTGATGTTAGCTCATGGAAGTATCGATAGAGAAGCATGGCTATGGCATATGAGACTGGGACACCCATCCACTGCTTACATCTTTTGTTTCTAAAGTTATTTCCTTCAATAAACAATTCAGTTTTGAAACTTGTGTTTTGGCCAAAAGCCATCGTTATACCTATTTACCAAATAATACTAGAGTCGATATTCCTTTTTCGTTGATTCACTCTGATGTTTGGGGACCGGCGAAAGTTATGGGGGACAAAACTTTCGATATTTCGTTACATTTTTTGATGATTGTACTCGTATGACGTGGAGGTATTTTTTGCAGCATAAATCTAAAGTCTTTGAAAAATTCAAGGAATTTCATACTATGGTCGAAACTCAATTCCATAGCCTCATTCAAATTCTCCGATCTGATAATGGAGGAGAATTTGTTAATGACTCCATGAAACTTTTTTGTAAATCAAAAGGGATAATCCACCAAACTTCATTCCCACGCCCCTGAATAGAATGGTGTGTCAGAACGAAAGAATCGAATCTTGCTAGAAATAACACGTGCCCTACTGATAGAATCCCAAGTTCCTACATCGTTCTGGCCTGAAGCTTTAGCTACGGCTACATATCTCATAAAACCCCAACTAAAGCACTCCAACTTAAAACCCCCGTTGAAACCCTAACCAAGTTCACCAAACCCCCTCCACCACTTACTCTTGAACCTAAAGTATTCAGTTGTTCTGTCTATGTTCACATACCCAAAATCAACCGAAACAAACTTGGGCCATGTGTAGaaaagtgtcacaccctgaccacgtaaaacaacaaaacgtggcggaaacgtaggggagtgttgtaacagaattattgtttcacaaccatggtatttaaagttatgttttatttataaacaaaggtgtcacattgtcttaaaacaactgaaacaaagagtacataacatgttttaaactAATCTTGCttcttttatgtcactaaggcccgagtccaccctagtgtATCCTGAATCAAGCCTATGCACCATTTCCTGAAACACATTTGAAAATAGGtgcgtcagcataaaaatgcctgtgagatacataggttttatgaaaataggattcatgacttgggtttaaagaaatgtttaataaaaagtagtcatgaaccttgtaaagtgttttcttttataaatcatatgaaaaaatGATATGAAATCAGATTATATAAAACAAAGGTGTATGGTtaattaaataaccaagtaaaatgagttgcataaaataaactgtttgtaaaacaatgtcttgtgaaaaatatgttatttatgtaaaatgttatatgtataaattgaaataatttaaataacactacgatatgtaatatcatacaagcacttttatataggaagtaccagcggcgtatccaccatgcttgtatcatattacatacgcctcgttatttaaatcacttacccaaacaa encodes:
- the LOC110925821 gene encoding protodermal factor 1; amino-acid sequence: MGTTKNLQTCFLLWVFAAGFCVASSSFQDEKNIYFYYTPYADASPPPIVSYQNPPPAHANDPPVVSYQNPPPAHVNDSPVAVSNPPPAHADNPPPVSYQNPPPDQSNNPPSGGGNTPPVDHTPPHHHHHEDKPPTNCGTPPPPSPSPPPLSPSPSPPSPSTPPPSPPSSPSPSPPPPPPSTPPPSSSAYGDPNPPPPSGGNSPSGTPPSPTGCKDPSNSTLVRPVAAPSPSEHHNRSQPPQSGYHYYPPPSTTTPPPSGYYYPPPSTTTPPSTPPTDSPSTTPYYITPPPHPKHTTPPPHPKRTTPPSHPRSPTTPRSTPPPPGDVFRSPPFFPNIPFFGGTCDFWRTHPNLIPDLCNWWRSTFGPLLGLGSIPGFGSDMSFQNALSNTRTDGIGALYREGTASLLNSMVNPNFPFATNDVVESFVAALVSNRAAAAQAHLFKLANEGQLQPRV